A region of Williamwhitmania sp. DNA encodes the following proteins:
- a CDS encoding (Fe-S)-binding protein, with the protein MKFDPFVLPFLGGMVFVLFTVFAKWTIWFKALTKQERRIFSRALFSHKTVTATGEVFSESLLHRKVFRINPWLGYMHMSLAFGWFLLIVAGNLEARWHSHGHLNAPYYPIFFEFFVHDLRQLPYRKFFIFAMDFLLLFVLSGVAIAVIKRFRSKVVGMKKTTRLKTIDKVALISLWLIFPLRLFAESFNAGLYDTGGFLTNTLGHFFAKFLPLEYLCYPTWWAYSISLGLFFVAVPFTRYMHILTEVFLIYLRSFGIKEKYRHTSYTQVEINSCSRCGICIDKCQLSSDLNISNIQPAYFNQLLRDNNPQADITKTCMMCGRCNDLCPVGIENTTIRLNQRKESPLFSATSYCYVGQSPAVKKAEVAYFAGCMGHLNPSTIGAMKELFHKADVNFTFIDSDGSICCGRPLKLAGNSEAAAALASKNSEIIAKSGAKYLVTSCPICYKTFKEDYRLSIPVYHHSEYLLQLIVEEKLQVKKGTSTVAYHDPCDLGRGSNIYKQPRVLLSRTGTLVKTNNEKSNSLCCGGSLGITVIGAESRAVITQKTLASLTINKPDTIATACPLCKKTFAAQSTTRVADIAEILLEAVVDVQKPEKLKKKVVKPVVEKSLVLH; encoded by the coding sequence ATGAAGTTTGACCCATTTGTGCTGCCGTTTTTAGGAGGTATGGTATTTGTTCTCTTTACCGTATTTGCGAAGTGGACTATTTGGTTCAAAGCGCTCACAAAGCAGGAACGAAGAATATTTTCGAGGGCACTATTTAGCCACAAAACCGTCACCGCAACTGGTGAGGTGTTTTCTGAAAGTCTTTTGCACCGGAAAGTATTCCGGATTAACCCATGGTTGGGCTACATGCACATGAGCTTGGCTTTTGGATGGTTTCTACTCATTGTAGCCGGAAATCTTGAAGCTCGCTGGCATAGCCATGGGCACCTTAACGCACCATACTACCCCATCTTTTTTGAGTTCTTTGTCCACGACCTTCGCCAGCTTCCCTACCGGAAGTTCTTTATCTTTGCCATGGACTTTCTCCTACTCTTTGTTCTTTCGGGGGTAGCCATAGCCGTTATAAAACGGTTTAGGAGCAAGGTAGTTGGAATGAAGAAGACTACCCGCCTTAAAACCATCGATAAGGTTGCTTTAATTTCGCTGTGGCTCATTTTTCCACTTCGCCTTTTTGCCGAAAGTTTCAACGCTGGGCTTTACGATACAGGTGGATTTCTTACCAACACGCTCGGTCACTTTTTTGCCAAGTTTCTCCCGCTCGAATACCTCTGCTACCCAACCTGGTGGGCCTACTCCATCTCATTAGGGCTATTTTTTGTAGCCGTTCCCTTTACCCGATACATGCACATCCTTACCGAGGTATTTCTTATATACCTTCGGAGTTTTGGAATCAAGGAGAAGTACCGGCATACATCCTACACTCAGGTTGAGATAAACTCCTGCTCACGATGTGGTATTTGCATCGACAAATGTCAGCTAAGCAGCGACCTAAACATTAGCAATATACAACCAGCATACTTCAACCAGCTGCTGCGTGACAATAATCCACAGGCCGATATTACAAAGACCTGCATGATGTGTGGTCGTTGCAACGACCTTTGTCCGGTTGGTATCGAAAACACAACCATTAGGCTCAACCAACGCAAAGAAAGTCCTCTGTTTTCTGCAACGTCTTATTGCTACGTTGGGCAATCACCTGCCGTGAAAAAAGCAGAAGTTGCTTACTTCGCCGGATGCATGGGGCACCTCAACCCTAGCACTATTGGCGCAATGAAGGAACTTTTCCACAAAGCCGATGTTAACTTTACGTTCATAGATTCCGATGGCAGCATCTGCTGTGGTCGTCCCCTAAAACTGGCAGGCAACAGCGAGGCTGCGGCAGCCCTTGCATCCAAAAACTCTGAAATTATTGCAAAGTCTGGAGCAAAGTATTTGGTAACCTCCTGCCCCATTTGCTACAAGACATTTAAGGAAGATTACCGACTATCCATTCCAGTATATCATCACAGCGAATATTTGCTGCAGCTGATAGTTGAAGAAAAACTGCAAGTTAAAAAGGGAACCTCAACGGTAGCCTACCACGACCCCTGCGACCTAGGACGAGGAAGCAATATCTATAAGCAGCCCCGCGTGCTTCTCAGTCGAACGGGCACCTTGGTGAAAACCAATAACGAAAAGAGTAATTCGCTTTGCTGTGGCGGAAGCTTAGGCATTACCGTAATTGGAGCAGAAAGCCGAGCAGTTATCACGCAAAAAACATTGGCATCGCTCACCATAAACAAGCCTGACACTATAGCCACCGCCTGCCCACTCTGCAAAAAAACATTTGCAGCCCAATCCACCACAAGGGTAGCCGACATAGCAGAGATACTACTAGAAGCGGTTGTTGATGTTCAAAAACCTGAAAAGCTAAAGAAAAAAGTGGTGAAGCCAGTGGTTGAAAAGAGCCTGGTGCTACACTAG
- a CDS encoding 4Fe-4S dicluster domain-containing protein, with protein MVDFGYGTVKANNFDLDTAKTELASYLAAHEPSFNLCIACGACAATCTAAKFTNFSFRSLTHQIRRGEEESSIKEAAKCMLCGKCTLVCPRNVNTRNIIVLIRENVQTIHR; from the coding sequence ATGGTGGACTTTGGCTATGGAACGGTAAAGGCGAATAACTTCGACCTCGACACTGCAAAAACGGAGCTTGCCTCCTACCTTGCAGCGCATGAGCCCTCCTTTAACCTTTGCATAGCTTGTGGTGCCTGTGCAGCAACCTGCACCGCTGCCAAATTCACCAACTTCAGCTTCAGAAGCCTTACACACCAAATTCGTCGCGGCGAGGAAGAGAGTTCCATTAAAGAGGCTGCCAAGTGCATGCTCTGTGGAAAGTGCACCCTCGTTTGCCCGAGAAATGTAAACACTCGGAATATTATTGTGCTGATCCGTGAAAACGTTCAAACCATACATCGATGA
- a CDS encoding FAD-dependent oxidoreductase, with protein MDKSVAVIGGGVAGIETAAELGKLGYKVMLFERAAELGGNVRNWDRLFPSRRPAKEVIENALSSLNGEVSVYTSTSISSVKKENGAFTIQSADSKQFQAGAVVLTTGFELFPAEKKEEYGYRIFENVITSGELEKMFADYGKPRMTNGKTPHRVAFIHCVGSRDEKVNRPYCSKVCCVTAVKQAIEVKEAIPSAEVFCFYMDLRMFGHGYEQLYKEAQVMGINFVRGRLSETSEAPDGRVNVKVEDTLASKPMRLSTDMVVLMVGMTPAVGTDKILNSLGLKTNEDGFAPVKDVHMASTQMTTEGVFVAGACTGPNNITDSITEARSAALQVHGYLNGK; from the coding sequence ATGGACAAATCAGTTGCAGTAATCGGTGGCGGCGTTGCGGGAATTGAAACCGCGGCGGAGCTGGGCAAGTTGGGCTACAAGGTGATGCTTTTCGAACGAGCCGCAGAATTGGGGGGCAACGTTCGAAACTGGGATAGGCTCTTCCCCTCCCGTCGCCCGGCAAAAGAGGTAATTGAGAATGCGTTATCCTCCCTGAATGGCGAGGTATCGGTTTACACCTCCACCTCCATCTCCTCCGTCAAAAAGGAGAATGGCGCGTTCACTATTCAGTCAGCCGACAGCAAGCAATTCCAAGCAGGGGCAGTGGTGCTAACTACCGGGTTTGAACTCTTCCCGGCCGAGAAAAAGGAGGAGTATGGCTACAGGATTTTTGAGAACGTTATCACCTCCGGCGAGCTGGAGAAGATGTTTGCCGATTATGGTAAACCACGCATGACCAACGGAAAGACACCTCACCGGGTAGCATTTATACACTGCGTTGGCTCCCGCGACGAAAAGGTAAATCGGCCCTACTGTTCCAAAGTATGCTGCGTTACTGCCGTGAAGCAGGCAATTGAGGTAAAGGAGGCCATTCCATCCGCCGAAGTTTTTTGCTTCTACATGGATTTGCGCATGTTTGGTCACGGCTACGAGCAGCTCTACAAGGAGGCGCAGGTAATGGGAATAAACTTTGTGAGGGGTAGACTGTCCGAAACCAGCGAAGCTCCAGACGGCAGAGTTAACGTAAAGGTGGAGGACACCTTGGCCTCCAAGCCCATGCGACTCTCCACCGATATGGTGGTACTCATGGTTGGCATGACTCCTGCTGTTGGAACTGACAAGATTCTTAATAGCCTTGGATTAAAAACCAATGAGGATGGCTTTGCCCCGGTGAAGGACGTTCATATGGCCTCTACCCAAATGACTACTGAAGGCGTTTTTGTGGCCGGTGCCTGCACTGGCCCCAACAACATAACCGATTCAATTACCGAAGCTCGCTCGGCCGCGCTTCAGGTTCATGGTTACCTAAATGGGAAGTAG
- a CDS encoding heterodisulfide reductase-related iron-sulfur binding cluster, whose amino-acid sequence MKIEGKRNIWKDYQKEIAEDDYYYVRSCIRQNFFPGSESTFLRILREVLKKNVHDDQHHTTCTGIAYHCEVVPFETIMTVVGRNFALMKESGFRNFVPSCVTSFGLYTEILDTWEHHPEVEERVHDNLKRATGRNFKAPNNLAHTSDIIFKFREEIAQKAKYKLINKATGQPLKVVDHIGCHYAKMFPAKGVGGAEYPYVLAGMVEAWGGEVIDYPERRHCCGFGFRQYMVKANRGYSLSASKKKFDSMEPFKPDFIISNCPGCGYFLDRWQYALAEMEGKTYGQDGYGIPSLTYEEVAGLVLGFDPWELGLQMHQVTVDPLLDKMGIAYNPDDKFKGINNEDLGRPESPKNLRFYK is encoded by the coding sequence ATGAAGATAGAGGGCAAGCGCAATATTTGGAAGGACTACCAGAAGGAGATCGCAGAGGATGACTACTACTACGTTCGTAGCTGCATCCGGCAAAATTTCTTTCCGGGCTCTGAATCAACATTCCTACGCATTCTGAGGGAGGTGCTGAAGAAGAACGTGCACGACGACCAGCACCACACAACCTGCACCGGCATAGCTTACCACTGCGAGGTGGTTCCGTTCGAAACCATTATGACCGTAGTAGGAAGAAATTTTGCCTTGATGAAGGAGTCTGGTTTCCGAAACTTTGTTCCATCGTGCGTTACCTCTTTTGGGCTCTATACGGAGATACTCGACACCTGGGAGCACCATCCAGAGGTTGAAGAGCGAGTTCATGACAACTTGAAGCGGGCCACGGGTAGAAATTTCAAGGCTCCCAACAACCTCGCCCACACCAGCGATATCATTTTTAAGTTTAGAGAAGAGATAGCCCAAAAGGCAAAGTATAAGCTCATAAACAAGGCCACGGGCCAGCCCCTTAAGGTGGTGGATCACATTGGCTGCCACTACGCCAAGATGTTCCCAGCAAAGGGCGTTGGTGGCGCGGAATATCCTTATGTGCTTGCAGGCATGGTGGAGGCTTGGGGCGGCGAGGTTATCGACTATCCCGAGCGAAGACACTGCTGCGGTTTCGGATTCCGGCAATACATGGTAAAGGCCAACCGAGGTTACTCCCTCTCGGCCTCCAAGAAGAAGTTTGACTCCATGGAGCCGTTCAAGCCCGACTTCATCATCTCCAACTGCCCAGGATGTGGATACTTTCTCGATAGGTGGCAATATGCCTTGGCAGAAATGGAGGGCAAAACCTACGGGCAAGATGGCTACGGCATTCCATCCCTCACCTACGAGGAGGTTGCCGGCCTGGTTCTAGGCTTCGACCCTTGGGAGCTGGGACTGCAAATGCATCAGGTAACCGTAGACCCATTGCTCGACAAAATGGGTATTGCATACAACCCCGACGATAAGTTTAAAGGCATAAATAATGAGGATTTGGGAAGACCCGAATCTCCAAAGAATTTAAGGTTTTACAAGTAG